Genomic DNA from Verrucomicrobiota bacterium:
TCTCAGAGATGTGGCGTGGGCAAGATCCTTTTTCTCCGGGTGAGGCACTCCCGGTGGGAGGTGGGATGGAGATCGTATTTGATGGGTCTGTGGGCGTTAGTGTCGGTGTCGATCTCTCCGACCTTGTTGGTTTAGGGGTGAAATCACTCGTCGAATTGGGCGCAAATAAAGTGAAGTTTGTCCCGGTATCGACCTCCGCAAAGGTATACGCCAAAGTGTCCTTTAAGACAGGGGTCGTCTTTCAAATGGGACGTCACGAGGATCAAGGTGGTAATTGGTTCTACCGATACCGTCTTGCCGCCTCATCTGCGAGAACTTCGACAGTGGGTCTCGATGTCTCTGTGGAAGGAGACCTCGATTTGAGCGGCTTCAAGGAGTCTTTTGAAGAAGCGATTGATCAAGTCACTGGAAAGAAAGGTTTCTTGAGTGGGCTCGAGACGGGAACTCTAGAGAAAAAGAAGGAGTTGCTTGAGGGAATAGGACTCCCTGCGGACATGCTTGAGGACGTAGAGGCCGCGAGTGCGAAAATCGTGAGTAAGCTTAAGGAAGGTTTGAACGATCGACTAAAGGTAGAGGTTTCGGCTCGTGCATTTGCGTATTTCTCGAAGACTACGGCAACTCAAACTCTCCTTCAGTGGACCTCCAAGGGTCCGATCAATAGTGGCTGGGATGATAGCGTGAAAACCGCGTTGAGCACGAGAGATCCGGACAAGACGTATGAAGCAGCGGAGGGCCTCGGCGATCTTTGTCAGGTAGAGGAGTATTTGAAGATCGATTCTGAGTCCCGAAAATGGGGATACGGTTTCGGAATCAAAATTAGCTCTTTCTTTGCAGGGTCCGAAAGCACCGGATCGGTTTCATTCGTTGAGACCAATGACAAACTCTTGGATCGGAAAGCGATCAGTTTTTCGTCGGAGGGTGAGAGGCTCGTAGGTAGAGCAAACGATTCCGAATTTGGAAAAGTCTCTTTTTCTGCAAAGCCCGTTGATGACGAGTATAAGGAGACATTCGACTGCATGGAGTACGCAGTGAACCTCAATTGGGCTACCGATAGGCCGGATGACATCAGTCGATCTATTGAGGAAGATGAGGTTGGCCATGGTATTGATTGGTTGTATTCACTTGGAGTGGAGAGTGACTTTCTAGAAGAGCAGAAGAAAGAGTTCGAAAAGACATTGGCTAAGGTAAAAAGCAATGGATGGTTGAAAAAGAAAGGAGTTGTATCGTGTAGTCTTGGGACTGGATTCCTTTCCGCTACTGACTTTTGTCGATGTGCCCGAACGTTCGATTCGATCCTAACAGACTTTGGGCAGCTGGCGCTCTTCGGCAGTGCTGCTCTTGAGTGGAGGAAGAAAGCGCACCGGGAGACTCTAACGGCTCGCGAAGCAGCTTATTCAGACTTCTTTGCACTCCTATTCAAGAACCCGAGGGAGCATACAGCAGCGAGGGTGTCATTAAAACGGAAGGCGAGGTCGAACGAGATAAGTTCCGAGATGAGGAAAGACCTTAAACGGGAATTGAAGCCACGGAGATTTCAGGGATCGCGAGGAAGTCGAGAATACGTGAAGTGGCATCCCTTCTCGATTGCACGCGATTTTCCTGATGTAGTGAGACGGTTACAGGGACTGTCTCGTAGTATGAGCGAGCTATCCGCCCTAATCGAAGAAAAGGAGACGGTTAGTTTTGATGCCGCTTATGAATGGCAAAAACGATTCATAAAGTTCGCAACTGCTGGATCGCCGTTCGAGTTCCGGCTTTGTGTCCTACTCTTGGCGCATTCGTTCCCGCTCGAATCCGTGAACCTTGATGTCACGGTAGGCAAGGAGTCGCTATCGTATCCGACGTTTAAGACAGGGGCGTAATTGTGCGAGGTTTGCATGAACTAGTCTGTTGGAGAGGAGAATTTCGATGATCTTCTTTGCAACTAACCGAAATCTATTGATGGAAGGCGACGCGTTTTCTGGATTCGGAGACGAATTCAACTACAGTGACCCTACCTGCGAAGCGCGAAGCCAAATTCGTGTTGGATGGATTAACTCAGAGAACGAACCGGTCATTCTTGATGAAAGTGATAGTTCATACTCGTTAGAAAGGAATCCTCCTAGTCGCCGGTTGTTTAATCATTACAGAGCCAGCCAACGTCAGGAGGGAGGAACCCGAAATGTGCTTTTCTACATCCATGGCTATAATTCCGATTTTCAAAAAACGGTCGAAGCCGCGCAACAATTGGAAGAGCTATACAACGTAGATGTTTTGCTGTTCTCGTGGCCTTCTAGGGGTGACGGGCCGGATGAAAATCCCGACTTCCTTGAAAAAGCTTACGGGGTGGTTGGTTATAAGCGTGACAAACGGAGAGCGAAGGACAGCGCCGATGAGCTTTTGCGAGTTTTCAAAAAAATGGCCACGTATTTTGCGGAAGTTCGCGATGAGCGCTGTAACCAAAAGTTGAGCCTCCTAGCTTTCAGCATGGGCAACTACGTGTTGAAGAAAGCAGTCGGACCCAGCTCCTTTGAAGGAGAAACCAGTTTTTTCGATAACATCATTCTCTCGGCACCAGACGTGAACATGTATGATCACGTGAATTGGATGCATAAACTGAAACCGAGGGGCCACACCTTCGTTCTATTTAACGAACGCGATATGCCCCTCAATGTTTCGCAAAAGAAAGGTGGCATAGAGCAAGAGGCTAGATTGGGTTGCAATATACCTTTTGAGACGTTGCGGGGTACGTTCTACTTAGACCTGACGAAGTGTTTCGACATCGGAAGACTTCATGGTTACGTCTTTAAGCGGGATTGGTGCGAAAGCGCTCCGTCTGGCAATTCTCCTATAGATGATATTTTTGCACCCATTTTAAATGGGGCTCGACCCTCGGACTCGATACCTGGATTTCGGTCAGATCGGTGTCTGTATACAATAAGGGAGGAGGTGTAGGATGAAGCGAATGAGTCATTCTGCCTACAAAAAGTACCTGAAGAATCCTAGTGCGAGTGGGCAGGAAATTCGAAATGAGTATTTCAACCCCGTGAGGGATACCTCCAGTGTATCGATACGGATCGATGACGAAGAAGGGTGGGGTGATCTCTTGAATCCGCTCCTTAGATTGGAAGCTCGGTCCTATCGGAAAGTCGGAGGATTTGTTCGGAAGAATGGAGAGAGGCTGGAGGAGACGGTGATTCAGGAGCAGTTCAACTTTCTTCCCCCTTGGCCTGGTGGCGAAAGCTCAGTGACCTTGGATTGGAATCACCTCACGAAAAGTCTCGTCGGAGGATCGTCTATCGGTGGTAGTAATTTTGTCGGGCCGGGAGCAAGAACCCTTTATTTTGCACGGCCAGTTAGCCTGTTTGATCTCATCGCCAAGATTCATGATTTTGCCTATGAGATCAATGGGTTGGTTTTTAATCGTCCCAGTCAACCGGAGGCTTTCTGGTCGCGCCTGGCGAAGGCTGATTGGATCTTTCAACAAATGTTGCAAGCTGCGGGTCTGGAGGTGCCTATCCATTGGTTGGCGGATCGCTTTGCAAAGTATTTTTTCTACGGAGATCCAAGCCTTTTTCGAGACGGTGATCGATTTATCAATCCGATTCAGGCCATCCCGAAGAGTTGGCTCATGGCACCACCGAAGTACATTGTCGAGGAGCCAGTAGTTCATGTGCGGGGCCCTAGGCGTGGGCAGAGGCAAGGGATCCTGATGCGAAAGCCCGATCCCTACGTGGTCACATTGAGTGACAAGCCGGACTTGTGGAAGGAATTGATAAGTGAGGATGTTCCAGCGTCCCTAACAAGAGCACTCGAATCACTGGGGGAGAATTTTCCATCTGATGAAAGCGAGGAATCCAAGCTTTTGAGAGAGCTCATGGAAGAGAGTGACTCTTGGTTGTCACTAAGCGAGGATGCTTGGTCCAAAGAAATCCCGTACTCCGCAATGGCATGACACCAATTAATCCATCATGACGACACCGGAAGCCATCGTAATTTCAGCAGCGATTCTTGTTTTTGGAATCATGATTTCCATCGGGATCGTCGTTTTCGGATTGATCTGGAAAGGGAATCAGATCGGTAAGTTACTTGATCGAGTTAGCGGATCCTTGGAGGAAGTAATCGAACTCGCAAAGAACGCTGTCGAAAAGAGTAACAAGGTGACCGTTCGCTACAAAAAGGAATTAGGAGTGGATTGTGATTTGGAGGAGAGCAAAAACGAGAAGGAGGAAGTCCAATGAAACGAATTGCGGTTTTTTGTGACGGCACATGGCAAAAGCCGAATGTGTCGGATCAAACAAACGTCGTAAAGCTAGCGAGAATCGTTTCTCCCCAATCGAAAGATGGCACTTCACAGATCGTGTATTACGACCCTGGAGTTGGCTCGAAAAGAGGAACGAAGACAAGAGGTGGTCTTCTCGGAAAGGGTCTCAATACAAATATTATGCAGGCCTACCTCTTCCTTGCTTTGAATTACGAGGCAGGTGATGAGATTTACCTTTTCGGTTACAGTCGTGGTGCATACACAGTCCGGAGTCTGGCTGGGTTGATCTACTGTTGTGGCCTTTTGAAGCGGGAGGGTTTTGGTTCTTTGGAGGAAGCGATGCAGCTTTATCGCGACCCTGAAATCACACCGGGGCACAATGAATCGGTAGAATTTCGCAAGAAGATTGGTGACCGGACAGGAGATGGTCTCGATCCCGGCAGGATTCCCATTAAGTTTCTCGGTTGCTTCGATACGGTCGGTGCGTTGGGGGTGCCGGATGTATGGCCGCTCATTCCTTTGGATAAGTGGCTCAATCGAAAATACCGGTTTCATGATCACTTCCTGAACAGAAAGATCGAATTTGCGGCTCATGCGGTTGCGGCGGACGAAGTCCGGAAGCCCTTCCATTACGTGACCATGGAGGTGCCTCCGAGCCAGAAAGAGACTCAACTGAGTCAAATGTGGTTTCCTGGGGTTCATGGTTCGGTGGGCGGTGGGAAAGTGGAGCAGGCACCTCTGGCAGATGGACCTCTTTTGTGGATCAAAGACTTGGCTTCCGGAGGATTTGGAAGCGGTTCAGATGTGCCCTCTCTTGAGTTTGAAATGGATGTCCTTTCTGAAGAGCTGAGACCGGCCCCCAATCCGTCCGCTGATTATGCAGATAGCTTCAAGGGATTTATGAAAATTGCTGGTCGAAAGTCGCGCGATTTTAAAGGCATCTCGGAAACAAACGACATTGATAAGAGTGTGGTCATTCGAATGAACGAGCGGGAGGATTATTTTCCGAAGGCGCTTTCGAGTATTGAGAAAATCCTCAAGGAACGCATTGAAAGACTGTTTGCTCCGAGATAGGTATTTATGAATCCCGTGGATGAGGAATTCTTTGGACTCTCCGGAGGTGGAATCGTGGAAGGAATGGGTGTTGCGGATTCCATCTGGTGTCAAATCTGTGATTTTGAGTGATGATGGTGGTCAATCAACTACTCTTTCGCCTTCTCTTGTTTGGGGTTTGCTGTCTTTTCTGTGAATCGATAGGCCAAGAAAATCATCTATCGGAAACGGTGACCCGCTCTTGGGTCGAATGGAGGGTTGAAGGAGCACTCTCAGCCTTTGAAGACCACAATTTTGAGGTGAAGCGTTTGTCACTTGCTGAACTTATTGAAGCGAAGAGCGTGCGACGTGTCGAATTAGAGCGTGTAGGAGAATTACTTAGATCAGAGGAAGATTCCGTAGTCGCGACAGCAGCGAGCGCCTTGCGGATGATTGGAGCTCCTTCCAGAGAATATGTTCCGGAGCTCCTGGATTTACTCAAGGACGAGAATGAATGGATCCGTTTCACCTCTGCTAAAGCGCTCGTTGCAATTGGAATGGATGCGGATCTAGTTCCGACAATTACGAAATTGTTGAAAGATGAGGATCTCACTGTTCGTCTGATCACTTTGAATGTTCTTGGAGAATTAGGAGAGCATTCAAGTGGCTACGTTTCGGAAATTGTATTGATGCTGAAAGATGATGATCGGGCGGTTCGTGAGAGTGCTTTGAATGTTCTTGGAGAATTAGGTGAGCATTCAAGTGACTATGTTTCTGAAATCGCATTGATGCTGAAAGATGATGATCGGGCGGTTCGTCGGACAGCTTTGAATGTTCTCGGAGGATTAGGAGAGCATTCAAGTGGCTACGTTTCGGAAATTGTATTGATGCTGAAAGATGAGGATGGTGCGGTTCGTCGGACAGCTTTGAATGTTCTCGGAGGATTAGGAGAGTATTCAAGTGGCTACGTTTCGGAAATTGTACTGATGCTGAAAGATGAGGATGGGGAGGTTCGTTGGACAGCTGAAACAGCTCTCATTGAATTAGGTGAGCATTCAAGTGGCTACGTTTCGGAAATCGCATTGATGCTGAAAGATGAGGATGGGGAGGTTCGTCAGAGCGCTTTGTATGTTCTTGGAGGATTAGGAGAGCATTCAAGTGGCTACGTTTCGGAAATCGCAATGATGCTGAAAGATGAGGATGGGGAGGTTCGTCAGAGCGCTTTGTATGTTCTTGGAGAATTAGGTGAGCATTCAAGTGATTACGTTGCGGAAATCGAATTGATGCTGAAGGATGAGGATTGGAAGGTTCGTCTGGGTGCTTTGTATGTGCTTGGAGGCTTAGGTGAGCATTCAAGTGGCTACGTTTCGGAAATCGTATTGATGCTGAAGGATAAGGATTGGGAGGTTCGTGAGGCAGCTTTGAGTGTTCTTGGAGAATTAGGAGAGCATTCAAGTGGCTACGTTTCGGAAATTGTATTGATGCTGAAAGATGACGATGGTTTGGTTCGGATGGCAGCTGAAACTGCACTCATTGGCTTAGGTGAGCATTCAAGTGACTACGTTTCGGAAATCGTATTGATGCTGAAGGATGAGGATTGGAACGTTCGTCGGGCCGCTTTGAATGTTCTCGGAAGATTAGGTGAGTATTCAAGTGGCTACGTTTCGGAAATCGTATTGATGCTGAAGGATAAGGATTGGGAGGTTCGTGAGGCAGCTGAAACTGCGCTCATTGGATTAGGAGAGCATTCAAGTGGCTACGTTTCGGAAATCGCATTGATGCTGAAAGATGAGGAAGGGGCGGTTCGCGAGACCGCTTTGAATGTTCTTGGAGGATTAGGTGAGCATTCGAGTGACTACGTTGCGGAAATCGCATTGATGCTGAAAGATGAAGATTGGAAGGTTCGTGAATCGGCATATAGTAATCTTCAGAAGATTATTTCCACACAAGAGGAGAACATACCTCCATTAGTGCATTTACTTGATGGAATTCCGGATGGAGTAAGAAAGTTAATTGTCACCAGAGACCTTTTGGAAAGGGGACCGAAGAGATTTGAAGACCTTTGTTTGATTTTGGAACAGATTCATATGTTTGGAAGCGAAAAGCCTAGACTTCGCTTTATCGCCCATGTTCTCGGAGCAGGTGATCCTGAAATGAAATTAGCTATGAGTTGGTTAGGAAGACCAGACAGTCTTCCTGTGCCAGTTGAAGACCCATCTCTAACTCTTGAGACATTGAACCGTCTCTATGAAGCCGCAGAAGATTTTGAAAACCTTGAAATCGAAACGAGTACGGCAATTGCTGTGGTTACTACTCTTGGTCATGAGAATGGGCACTGGTCCGGTCGTAGCGTCGATCTTGGGCAGCTTCGAAGATCTGCGGAGCTACTACAAGGATCTGTTCACTCCGGTCCGATTGAAAACGTAATCAAGGATTTGGAAGATAGTGAGGAGATTCGCAAATGGGTAAGAAGAGGGTTTTTTGTTTTGGTCTGCCATATCGTCGTCTGGTCGTTACTTCTTTTCGTCTATCCGAGATCGCGGGTAGTCCAAGAAGTATTTTTCTGGAATCCATGGTTTCGAAAGTGGTTGAGCCTGTTTTATGTAAGTCTGGTTCTGGCACTGTTCACCCGTTTGCGAAAGAGAATGCTCTTGCCGATGGCAGAGAGTTTAATTGCAGACGCTTCTCTGGATGAATTCGATGTAAGTCACTATTTTGAACAGGATCGTTTAAAGCGGATTTCAGGTGCATCCGTAGGTGTTACTGACGGTGCTGACCGTCGAATTCAGGGGCAGATTATTCTGGAGGGTGATTCGGGTCTTGGAAAAACGATGTTTGCGAGATGGCTTCTCCTCAATACGAAGGGTCCGAAAGCTTATCTTCCGGCGAGAGACTGTAAGGATGGCGTTCTCGACGCACTGCAGCGCCGATTGATCGGCCAGATGAAAGACCTTAGTTTTCTCGAGGCAATGGTTTTTAATGGTGGACTTGCTATCTGTATTGACGGGCTTAACGAGACTTCGGCAGATGTGCGTGCCCGCATCAAGAGCGATCTTCAGCCCTTTAGGCGGGCCAACGTGCTTCTGGTGACCCAGCCATTGAATTGGGATCCGCCTAAAAGAGCTTCTCGCTGGCAGATTCAGCCGTTGGACGATGAAGGAATTGAAGAGTTTTTGATGACTCGTTTAGTCACCACTGAAAGGGAAGAATTCCGTCGCAGGTGTAGATTGTTTCTCGATAGTGTTCTCGGTGATGAAGAGGGTTTCTCGGGGTCGTATCGGAGGGTTTTGAGCAACCCAATGGATTTAACGGTCGTAGCTGATCTGATTGATCGCGGCGAAAAGCCCGACCTTTCGGCATTGGAGGAGCAGCAATATAACCAGATGGAGCGTGAGTACGAACGGGTCAATGCAGGTCAGAGTTTTCCTCTCAAACCGTTTTCAGAACGAGTCTATGAAATGAGATTGAATGACGAGAAAAGAATCTCTGATTTTGAAGAAGAGCTCAAGGTCATGGAACGCTTCAAGATGGTGCTTTGCCGTGTGACCTCAGACGGTGAGCAATGGATGTTTCGCCATGACAAAATTGTGGACTCCTTCGTTGTTCAAGCCTTCAAAAACAGTTCGGAGAGAGTTGAACAGCATTTCGACGACCCTCGTTTTCGAGGCGTGTATTTTATGCTCGCGGAGAGTCTTCCTTTTTCGGATGCAAAGGAGCTTAGCGAAAAGATTTCCGATCACGCTGCTAGCACGAGCGATCATACGGTGAGCGATGAGATTCGGAAGATTATTCTAGATCGGTCGGAGGCGTGAGAGTTTTTTGCTTGGGTCAAGATCTTTGGTGCATTGGAGGCACATCCACTGAAGTCTTGTTGATCAAGCGAAAGAGGTCGATTGAGATGTAAACCAACATGCAAAAGATGGCTGAGACCGCTACGAAGAATTTCAGGTTTCCATGGAGTGAGAACACTGACTGTAGATTGTTTTTAAAAACGAATAAGCCAAAGAGAAGGACCATGTTTGCAAAGAAAAGCCCCTTGAAGATTCGTTTAGTGAATTGGGATCTGAAGCTTTTTACTCTCGCCGTAAAGTAGAAGTATACCATGGCTAGTAGGCAGGTGGGGGCATTGAGAGCTGATACAAAAATTCCGAAGAACGGATCAGAAATTACGCGGCTTCCACGAGACTCTCGCACTTGCGGGCCTGCATCCTTGAAGTTATTGATGTAACTCTCCCATCCAATGTTCGAAAACACTGAGTCAGGTCCGTTTTCGACGAAAACGTAGATCCAATTTCCAAGTTGTTGAATGAAGATTGTGTTGTACCGGAGGTGAAGAGAAATTATTAGCAGAAAGCAGAGTGCGAGACCGACAACGATTCCTAATACTCCACCTTGCATTCTGTTTTCCATGGTAACGTGGTCCGACGTGTCATTTGCGAAAACATACTCCCTGATGAAAGCACCAACAATTCCTGCAATCACAAGAAACTGGTAGAGGAATAGATTAAACTCGTGACTTACGCGCGCAGCTATTTCAGAGACGGCTGTTTGATACTGTTCAGGCGAGACTGCCTTGTAGGCGTTTCCTGTCTGACTCATTGAAGTTGATGATGAGTTCCACGGTAGTCGATCTGTATGATCTTCTGGGATTACGAGCACATCGTACCAACTTACAAAAACGGCAAGAGAGAAGACAAACCAAAGAGTGTGTTTGATGAATTTCTTGATCTCCATGATTTGGTTAAGATGTGTGTCGCATTCAGGTGGGAGTTAGCAGTTTGTATGCTCAATCACCAAAGGGATTAGAGTTGCTGAAATGTTTTCCTAATACTTTGCGCTGATTCGCTTAAGTGATCGGAGCTACTGGTTGAAGTAGCGAAATACTTTTGTGAGTCAGCCGTTAGCGCCCGTTGTGGAACACTGTTTGGATCAAATCCTTGGTGATCCAAGGGGAATCAGTGGCCAGTTGGAGCGCTGCGGCATTCTGCTCTGTGCGGAATACGAGTGAGTGCTTACGGGTAACATTCTCCTCGAAAACGTTCGGCTGGGGTGTTCTTTGCGATTCTAATTCGACACATTGAATTGCTATGAGATTTTTCCTTTTTCGACCAAATTCTTTCTTGCGTGCCGATTGGCGGAAGGTATTGTTCTCCGTTTTCGCTCAATTCAGACCTTACATTTTCTATGCCCACGATCAACCAGCTTGTCCGTAAGCCTCGCCAATTGGTGAAGGCCAAGACGAAGTCGCCCGCGCTTAAGAACAACCCGTTCCGGCGTGGCGTCTGCGTTCAGGTGATG
This window encodes:
- a CDS encoding HEAT repeat domain-containing protein, which codes for MTRSWVEWRVEGALSAFEDHNFEVKRLSLAELIEAKSVRRVELERVGELLRSEEDSVVATAASALRMIGAPSREYVPELLDLLKDENEWIRFTSAKALVAIGMDADLVPTITKLLKDEDLTVRLITLNVLGELGEHSSGYVSEIVLMLKDDDRAVRESALNVLGELGEHSSDYVSEIALMLKDDDRAVRRTALNVLGGLGEHSSGYVSEIVLMLKDEDGAVRRTALNVLGGLGEYSSGYVSEIVLMLKDEDGEVRWTAETALIELGEHSSGYVSEIALMLKDEDGEVRQSALYVLGGLGEHSSGYVSEIAMMLKDEDGEVRQSALYVLGELGEHSSDYVAEIELMLKDEDWKVRLGALYVLGGLGEHSSGYVSEIVLMLKDKDWEVREAALSVLGELGEHSSGYVSEIVLMLKDDDGLVRMAAETALIGLGEHSSDYVSEIVLMLKDEDWNVRRAALNVLGRLGEYSSGYVSEIVLMLKDKDWEVREAAETALIGLGEHSSGYVSEIALMLKDEEGAVRETALNVLGGLGEHSSDYVAEIALMLKDEDWKVRESAYSNLQKIISTQEENIPPLVHLLDGIPDGVRKLIVTRDLLERGPKRFEDLCLILEQIHMFGSEKPRLRFIAHVLGAGDPEMKLAMSWLGRPDSLPVPVEDPSLTLETLNRLYEAAEDFENLEIETSTAIAVVTTLGHENGHWSGRSVDLGQLRRSAELLQGSVHSGPIENVIKDLEDSEEIRKWVRRGFFVLVCHIVVWSLLLFVYPRSRVVQEVFFWNPWFRKWLSLFYVSLVLALFTRLRKRMLLPMAESLIADASLDEFDVSHYFEQDRLKRISGASVGVTDGADRRIQGQIILEGDSGLGKTMFARWLLLNTKGPKAYLPARDCKDGVLDALQRRLIGQMKDLSFLEAMVFNGGLAICIDGLNETSADVRARIKSDLQPFRRANVLLVTQPLNWDPPKRASRWQIQPLDDEGIEEFLMTRLVTTEREEFRRRCRLFLDSVLGDEEGFSGSYRRVLSNPMDLTVVADLIDRGEKPDLSALEEQQYNQMEREYERVNAGQSFPLKPFSERVYEMRLNDEKRISDFEEELKVMERFKMVLCRVTSDGEQWMFRHDKIVDSFVVQAFKNSSERVEQHFDDPRFRGVYFMLAESLPFSDAKELSEKISDHAASTSDHTVSDEIRKIILDRSEA
- a CDS encoding alpha/beta hydrolase, whose amino-acid sequence is MIFFATNRNLLMEGDAFSGFGDEFNYSDPTCEARSQIRVGWINSENEPVILDESDSSYSLERNPPSRRLFNHYRASQRQEGGTRNVLFYIHGYNSDFQKTVEAAQQLEELYNVDVLLFSWPSRGDGPDENPDFLEKAYGVVGYKRDKRRAKDSADELLRVFKKMATYFAEVRDERCNQKLSLLAFSMGNYVLKKAVGPSSFEGETSFFDNIILSAPDVNMYDHVNWMHKLKPRGHTFVLFNERDMPLNVSQKKGGIEQEARLGCNIPFETLRGTFYLDLTKCFDIGRLHGYVFKRDWCESAPSGNSPIDDIFAPILNGARPSDSIPGFRSDRCLYTIREEV
- a CDS encoding DUF2235 domain-containing protein codes for the protein MKRIAVFCDGTWQKPNVSDQTNVVKLARIVSPQSKDGTSQIVYYDPGVGSKRGTKTRGGLLGKGLNTNIMQAYLFLALNYEAGDEIYLFGYSRGAYTVRSLAGLIYCCGLLKREGFGSLEEAMQLYRDPEITPGHNESVEFRKKIGDRTGDGLDPGRIPIKFLGCFDTVGALGVPDVWPLIPLDKWLNRKYRFHDHFLNRKIEFAAHAVAADEVRKPFHYVTMEVPPSQKETQLSQMWFPGVHGSVGGGKVEQAPLADGPLLWIKDLASGGFGSGSDVPSLEFEMDVLSEELRPAPNPSADYADSFKGFMKIAGRKSRDFKGISETNDIDKSVVIRMNEREDYFPKALSSIEKILKERIERLFAPR